The Nocardia arthritidis genome has a window encoding:
- a CDS encoding alpha/beta fold hydrolase, with product MSTLHVPGADLYYEVTGSGPLLLLIPGGSDDARDFTGIAEILAERYTVVGYDTRGISRSPQADKTAGASMETEVDDASRLLAAVGGEPAHIFGTSAGAQIALAFAILYPDRVKTVVAHEPPAARLLPDDDPRRTLLDEVQAVYREHGTQAAMQAFAVGAGLGGPSNSDAPPFESERGAELMGQKLARMGQNVDFFYAHRMAAIGDYVPDATALRALGSRIVVGIGESSKGQLAHDTALALCAELNVEATVFPGNHAGYATHPSGFAHRLEEVLTRTPVSRDA from the coding sequence ATGAGCACCCTCCATGTCCCCGGCGCCGACCTGTACTACGAAGTGACCGGCTCGGGTCCGCTACTGCTGCTGATACCCGGCGGCAGCGACGATGCCCGCGACTTCACCGGCATCGCCGAAATCCTCGCCGAGCGCTATACGGTGGTCGGCTACGACACCCGCGGCATCTCCCGCAGCCCGCAGGCCGACAAAACCGCGGGCGCGTCGATGGAAACCGAGGTCGACGACGCTTCTCGGCTGTTGGCCGCGGTCGGCGGCGAGCCTGCCCACATCTTCGGTACCAGCGCGGGCGCACAGATCGCGCTGGCGTTCGCGATCCTGTATCCGGACCGCGTGAAAACCGTTGTGGCGCACGAGCCTCCGGCCGCGCGGCTGCTGCCCGATGATGATCCGCGGCGTACACTCCTCGACGAAGTCCAGGCGGTCTACCGCGAGCACGGCACGCAGGCGGCCATGCAGGCGTTCGCCGTCGGTGCGGGTTTGGGTGGTCCGTCGAATTCGGATGCGCCGCCGTTCGAAAGCGAGCGCGGCGCTGAGCTCATGGGGCAGAAGCTGGCACGGATGGGGCAGAACGTCGATTTCTTCTACGCCCATCGTATGGCGGCGATCGGGGACTACGTACCCGATGCGACGGCGCTGCGGGCGCTCGGTTCCCGGATCGTGGTGGGAATCGGCGAGTCGTCGAAGGGGCAGCTCGCGCACGACACCGCGCTGGCCCTCTGCGCGGAATTGAACGTGGAAGCCACGGTCTTCCCCGGCAATCACGCCGGATACGCCACGCACCCTTCAGGTTTCGCACACCGGCTGGAGGAGGTCCTCACCCGCACACCGGTGTCGCGAGACGCGTGA
- a CDS encoding helix-turn-helix domain-containing protein encodes MEDLGAALRAARMAAGLSLARMAARTSYSKPYLGQLETGSRAVRAEHVAAYEAALGVRIDGAATDSGAVEPWDELRPLLHSRRARQPGAQSRFTVDELAAAERRACWARTRQWRDTAPRAQVAGWLNGNRDRLRREPECGRALRVAAEIADIAAVMAWDIEEHRAAQRYSVQAARYAAAAGDPALAAATLAALVWQYLDRGRPDDGLEVAQLAQYISRRAASSRLRAALSWQEAWAHAMLGDRPAFRRAFAFAEDCRAEAESEVRSSVEPSNAAAGFGIGSRRAHGVPVAAPRSLVESDSAATELEIQQLDAVDRSLLGLELAAVLGPRRHWPGPGEQHRHVGHAYRELARTEPRFARTIARLPELARGGRRSGRPGDSVLRSIAVARAHLLIHEPDRAAASVTAALPLIGPCPTGRIAARLRDFHHESAEFATVPEIRATRSALAELTAHLPTTRALFDSARAVPGR; translated from the coding sequence GTGGAAGATCTGGGGGCGGCATTGCGGGCCGCACGGATGGCCGCCGGGTTGAGCCTGGCGCGGATGGCGGCGCGGACCAGCTATTCGAAACCGTATCTGGGCCAGCTGGAGACCGGATCGCGTGCGGTGCGGGCCGAGCATGTCGCCGCGTACGAGGCCGCGCTGGGAGTGCGGATCGACGGTGCGGCAACCGATTCCGGCGCGGTAGAGCCGTGGGACGAACTGCGGCCGCTGCTGCATTCGCGGCGAGCCCGGCAACCGGGCGCGCAAAGCCGGTTCACCGTGGACGAATTGGCGGCGGCCGAACGGCGGGCCTGCTGGGCGCGGACCCGGCAGTGGCGCGATACCGCACCGCGTGCCCAGGTCGCGGGCTGGCTGAACGGCAACCGCGATCGGCTCCGCCGGGAGCCGGAATGCGGGCGGGCGCTGCGGGTGGCCGCCGAAATCGCCGATATCGCCGCCGTCATGGCCTGGGATATCGAGGAACATCGTGCGGCGCAACGGTATTCGGTGCAGGCGGCGCGGTACGCCGCCGCCGCTGGCGATCCGGCGCTCGCGGCGGCGACCCTGGCCGCACTGGTTTGGCAGTACCTGGACCGCGGTCGCCCGGACGACGGCCTGGAGGTCGCGCAACTGGCGCAATACATTTCGCGGCGGGCCGCCTCATCGCGATTGCGCGCCGCACTCTCCTGGCAGGAGGCATGGGCGCACGCCATGCTCGGCGACCGGCCCGCCTTCCGCCGGGCCTTCGCCTTCGCCGAGGATTGCCGCGCCGAGGCGGAATCGGAGGTTCGATCGTCTGTCGAACCTTCCAATGCCGCCGCGGGTTTCGGCATCGGATCGCGGCGGGCGCATGGAGTACCCGTTGCCGCGCCGCGCAGTCTTGTCGAATCTGATTCGGCCGCAACCGAATTGGAAATCCAACAGCTGGACGCCGTCGATCGCTCACTGCTCGGGCTGGAGCTGGCGGCGGTGCTCGGTCCCCGCAGGCACTGGCCGGGCCCCGGTGAACAGCACCGCCATGTCGGCCACGCCTACCGCGAGTTGGCCCGCACCGAGCCGCGATTCGCGCGCACGATCGCGCGCTTACCCGAATTGGCCCGGGGCGGTAGACGTTCCGGCCGCCCAGGCGACTCCGTGCTGCGCTCCATCGCCGTCGCCCGCGCACACCTGCTCATCCACGAACCCGATCGCGCCGCCGCTTCCGTCACCGCCGCACTGCCCCTGATCGGTCCGTGCCCGACGGGCCGAATCGCGGCACGGCTCAGGGACTTCCACCATGAATCCGCCGAATTCGCCACCGTCCCCGAGATCCGCGCGACGCGCTCGGCACTCGCCGAACTGACCGCTCACCTGCCCACGACCCGGGCCTTGTTCGACTCGGCCCGGGCTGTGCCGGGGCGCTGA
- a CDS encoding DUF5666 domain-containing protein, with protein MTLSLTNNRLLRTVATTAMAIAAAFVMASCDSNDNSGSAPSGQPKPGRHGGNAVVGKITAENAGSWTVTKRDGGTETVTITSATVFGNEKNPATQAQFAVGDSVAIQSQESGDTITATHITKSHERTTPSGTPTQSPS; from the coding sequence ATGACCCTTTCGCTGACGAACAACCGGCTCCTCCGCACCGTCGCCACCACCGCCATGGCCATCGCCGCGGCCTTCGTCATGGCGTCCTGCGATTCCAACGACAACTCCGGCTCAGCCCCGTCGGGCCAGCCGAAACCCGGCCGTCACGGCGGAAACGCGGTGGTCGGCAAGATCACCGCCGAGAACGCGGGCAGTTGGACCGTAACCAAGCGCGACGGCGGCACCGAAACCGTGACGATCACCTCCGCGACGGTCTTCGGCAACGAGAAGAATCCGGCAACGCAAGCGCAGTTCGCCGTCGGCGATTCCGTCGCGATCCAAAGCCAAGAATCCGGCGACACCATCACCGCGACGCACATAACCAAATCCCATGAGCGCACAACCCCCTCCGGCACCCCCACCCAGAGCCCGAGCTGA
- a CDS encoding alpha/beta fold hydrolase → MAELTLVLLHSPLVGPLTWAATAECLRREGLPTAVPTLVLDGDPPYYRRVADSTAAAVATIGTPLVLVAHSAAGAFLPPIAEAIGNRVRAMIFVDALLPHPGLSSLDSAPPQAAKMLTDEAGDGYLPPWHTWFPPGLIEELLPDPDLRHRFIAEIAPPPLAYFEEPAPETPGLPETQCAYLQLSQAYEGAADEAERRHWLVHRVNADHLTMLTNPEAIAELIGEITKTLIRD, encoded by the coding sequence ATGGCCGAACTCACGCTCGTACTACTGCACAGTCCGCTCGTCGGCCCACTCACCTGGGCAGCGACGGCCGAATGCCTGCGCCGCGAAGGGCTGCCGACAGCGGTCCCCACCCTGGTGCTCGACGGTGATCCGCCCTATTACCGGCGGGTCGCCGACAGCACGGCGGCCGCCGTCGCCACCATCGGCACACCGCTCGTACTGGTGGCGCACAGCGCGGCGGGCGCATTCCTGCCGCCGATCGCCGAGGCCATCGGAAATCGGGTTCGCGCAATGATTTTCGTCGACGCCCTACTCCCACATCCCGGCCTCAGCTCATTGGATTCCGCGCCACCGCAGGCCGCCAAGATGTTGACCGACGAAGCCGGCGACGGATACCTGCCGCCGTGGCACACCTGGTTCCCACCGGGGTTGATCGAAGAGCTACTCCCCGATCCGGACCTGCGCCACCGATTCATCGCCGAGATCGCACCGCCACCGCTGGCCTATTTCGAAGAACCCGCTCCGGAAACGCCCGGCCTACCCGAAACCCAGTGCGCCTATTTGCAATTGAGCCAAGCTTACGAGGGCGCGGCCGACGAGGCCGAGCGCCGCCACTGGCTGGTGCACCGGGTGAACGCCGACCACCTGACCATGCTCACCAACCCCGAGGCGATCGCCGAGCTGATCGGTGAGATCACCAAAACCCTCATCCGAGATTGA
- a CDS encoding alpha/beta hydrolase has protein sequence MSLGGRRFAAVRFAVGVLVLLAVAMCVTPPTARAQAVIDHIEPKTDRWEEMYVWSPAMGRTVQLDVLLPADRTAPHPTLYLLDGDGASDDEGQSTWTLKTDIVQFFADKPVNVVMPVGGPGTFYTDWIRDDPKLGRVRWETFLTRELPPLVDNALSGNGINAIAGQSMGAQAAATLTVRNPSLYRAMAAYSGCLASDRYDQFTVRAPVRIKGGDPDNMWGTSTNPEWAAHDPSQHVDQLRGKPVYISAATGIPGQHDFTFDPTYKYPDDVFNSVVLELVIHDCTVAFDAVLRAHDIPATVRYTDFGTHAWYYWQNALHDSWPTLKSGLGL, from the coding sequence GTGTCGCTCGGAGGTCGGCGCTTCGCGGCAGTTCGGTTTGCCGTTGGTGTGCTGGTACTGCTCGCGGTAGCGATGTGCGTCACACCGCCCACCGCGCGGGCGCAGGCGGTGATCGACCACATCGAGCCGAAGACGGATCGGTGGGAGGAGATGTACGTGTGGTCGCCCGCGATGGGGCGGACCGTGCAACTCGATGTGCTGCTGCCCGCGGACCGGACCGCGCCGCATCCCACCCTCTACCTGCTCGACGGCGACGGTGCCTCCGATGACGAGGGGCAGAGCACGTGGACCTTGAAAACCGATATCGTCCAGTTCTTCGCCGACAAGCCGGTGAATGTGGTGATGCCGGTCGGCGGTCCCGGCACGTTCTACACCGACTGGATTCGGGACGATCCGAAGCTCGGGCGCGTCCGGTGGGAGACCTTCCTCACCAGGGAACTGCCGCCGCTCGTCGATAATGCGCTGTCCGGCAACGGAATCAACGCGATCGCCGGACAGTCGATGGGCGCGCAGGCCGCCGCGACGCTGACGGTGCGCAACCCGTCGCTGTATCGGGCGATGGCCGCATACAGCGGATGCCTGGCCTCCGATCGCTACGATCAGTTCACGGTGCGGGCGCCGGTGCGGATCAAGGGCGGCGATCCGGACAATATGTGGGGTACCTCGACGAATCCCGAATGGGCTGCCCATGATCCGAGCCAGCACGTCGATCAGCTGCGCGGCAAGCCGGTCTACATCTCGGCGGCCACCGGCATACCGGGCCAACATGACTTCACCTTCGATCCCACCTACAAATACCCCGACGACGTTTTCAATTCGGTTGTCCTCGAATTGGTGATCCACGACTGCACTGTCGCCTTCGACGCGGTCCTGCGCGCACACGATATCCCCGCGACCGTGCGCTACACCGATTTCGGCACCCACGCCTGGTACTACTGGCAGAACGCGCTGCACGACTCCTGGCCCACCCTGAAATCCGGTCTGGGCCTTTGA
- a CDS encoding DUF998 domain-containing protein, whose translation MRLGHSIRRRLPERFVEVPAAALEQLGALRWGEQRGGRQRRGEGRVFLARRIWLDIAFVLCGALMIVGVQGIRISLLRNASTARQVAVAVLLCLPAVGMVLCGLFPIDSGGPGHFIAANIVFLGPIVGFLGSGVLLFPVPRLRPIAIGLLVAGALTAAGLYGYFVSAPTMRDFRTIAGGGTIGLWERILGIEIVGWYVVLGAEALRQRVTW comes from the coding sequence GTGCGCCTCGGCCATTCGATCCGGCGTCGGCTGCCCGAGCGCTTCGTCGAGGTGCCTGCGGCGGCGCTCGAGCAGCTCGGCGCATTGCGCTGGGGTGAGCAGCGAGGCGGTCGACAGCGCCGCGGGGAAGGCCGGGTATTCCTCGCGCGGCGCATCTGGCTCGATATCGCGTTCGTGCTCTGCGGCGCGCTGATGATCGTCGGCGTGCAGGGCATTCGAATCTCGCTCTTGCGCAACGCAAGCACGGCCAGGCAGGTCGCCGTGGCCGTGCTGCTGTGTCTTCCGGCGGTGGGCATGGTGCTGTGCGGGCTGTTCCCGATCGACTCGGGCGGGCCTGGGCACTTCATCGCCGCCAATATCGTGTTCCTCGGCCCGATCGTCGGCTTCCTCGGCTCGGGCGTCCTGCTTTTCCCGGTGCCGCGGCTGCGTCCGATCGCCATCGGACTGCTGGTGGCGGGCGCGCTCACCGCCGCCGGACTGTACGGATACTTCGTCAGCGCGCCGACGATGCGGGACTTCCGCACGATCGCGGGCGGCGGCACCATCGGGTTGTGGGAGCGAATCCTCGGCATCGAGATCGTCGGCTGGTACGTCGTTCTCGGTGCCGAGGCGCTGCGTCAGCGGGTCACTTGGTGA
- a CDS encoding ABC transporter substrate-binding protein — protein sequence MQVKRLVGAVGAVLAAASVLTGCGSSSTHSGGTPQEGGTAVFAEPPGTQPNWIFPLYDAAHNSGYATGDLQRLMYRPLYFWGDSKGSSDLNETKSLAAPPKYSDNNSTVTIDLKPYKWSNGDPVNAKGVLFWMHMLFAEKKNFAKYVQGQFPDNVLSVTETGPQQVTFKLDSSYSPTWFTGQELSQVTPLPIAWDKTSDSAAPGSGGCTDDQSKCDAVYQYLYEKSKNSSAYATDPLWQIVDGPWHLTNYDAQGHIAFDPNPAYSGPDKPHLAHYKMEPFTSTDAIFNTFRAGNTLSVGGVQVTNLPEKKASQEQPSSNPLQANYNLIPAYGWGWSTSILNMANPTFGATFKQLYIRQAMQLTLDQETDINSAMRGYGAVTTGPVPIKPENPYIADSERGPGPYAFDKAKAKSLLTGHGWTDQGGVMVCTSPGTADNQCGDGVAAGTKLQFTLEFSTGNPIYSRVVQQWKSDAAQAGIVFDLKGQEFNTVMDDISNCHGSGPTCDWQIGFFGYQEYDAVPTGDQLLLPGASENIGNYSDPKLTELINATLHSDDKAAFANYEDYAVKTLPGQINMPLRTYMEVVAKNLGGVAFPANQTARSPEDWYFTK from the coding sequence ATGCAGGTGAAGAGATTGGTCGGCGCCGTCGGTGCGGTCTTGGCCGCGGCGTCGGTGCTCACCGGATGTGGTTCGAGCAGTACGCATTCGGGCGGCACGCCGCAGGAGGGCGGTACCGCCGTATTCGCCGAACCGCCTGGTACGCAACCGAACTGGATCTTCCCGCTGTACGACGCCGCGCACAACAGCGGCTACGCGACGGGCGACCTGCAGCGGCTGATGTACCGCCCGCTGTACTTCTGGGGCGACAGCAAGGGCAGCTCCGATCTCAACGAGACGAAAAGCCTTGCCGCGCCGCCGAAATACAGCGACAACAACAGCACCGTCACCATCGACCTGAAGCCGTACAAGTGGTCGAACGGTGACCCGGTGAACGCCAAGGGCGTCCTGTTCTGGATGCATATGCTGTTCGCGGAGAAGAAGAACTTCGCCAAGTACGTCCAGGGGCAATTCCCGGACAATGTGCTGTCGGTGACCGAAACCGGGCCGCAGCAGGTGACTTTCAAACTCGACAGCAGCTATTCGCCCACCTGGTTCACCGGTCAGGAGCTCTCGCAGGTCACCCCGCTGCCGATCGCATGGGACAAGACCTCCGATTCGGCCGCGCCGGGCAGCGGCGGTTGCACCGACGACCAGTCCAAATGTGATGCCGTCTACCAATATCTCTACGAGAAGAGCAAGAACAGCTCGGCCTACGCCACCGATCCGCTGTGGCAGATCGTCGACGGCCCTTGGCATCTGACGAATTACGACGCGCAGGGTCATATCGCGTTCGACCCGAACCCGGCCTACAGCGGGCCGGACAAGCCGCATCTGGCGCATTACAAGATGGAGCCGTTCACCAGCACCGACGCCATCTTCAACACGTTCCGCGCCGGGAACACCCTCTCGGTGGGCGGCGTGCAGGTGACCAATCTACCGGAGAAGAAGGCCTCGCAGGAGCAGCCGTCCTCGAATCCGTTGCAGGCCAACTACAATCTGATCCCCGCATACGGTTGGGGTTGGAGCACTTCGATTCTGAACATGGCCAACCCGACGTTCGGCGCCACGTTCAAACAGCTCTACATTCGCCAGGCCATGCAGCTGACACTGGATCAGGAGACCGATATCAACTCCGCGATGCGCGGCTACGGTGCGGTCACCACCGGACCGGTGCCGATCAAACCGGAGAACCCGTATATCGCGGACTCCGAACGTGGTCCCGGCCCATACGCTTTCGACAAAGCCAAGGCGAAGTCGCTGCTCACCGGGCACGGCTGGACCGATCAGGGTGGCGTCATGGTGTGCACGAGTCCCGGCACCGCCGACAATCAGTGCGGTGACGGCGTCGCCGCGGGGACGAAGCTGCAGTTCACCCTCGAATTCTCCACCGGCAACCCGATTTACAGCCGGGTGGTGCAGCAGTGGAAATCCGATGCGGCGCAGGCGGGCATCGTCTTCGACCTGAAGGGCCAGGAGTTCAACACGGTGATGGACGACATCAGCAACTGCCACGGCTCCGGTCCGACCTGCGACTGGCAGATCGGCTTCTTCGGTTACCAGGAATACGACGCGGTGCCCACCGGCGATCAACTGCTGCTGCCGGGTGCGAGCGAGAATATCGGCAACTACAGCGATCCGAAGCTCACCGAACTGATCAACGCCACACTGCACTCCGACGACAAGGCCGCCTTCGCCAATTACGAGGATTACGCGGTGAAAACGCTGCCGGGACAGATCAATATGCCGCTGCGCACCTACATGGAGGTCGTCGCGAAGAACCTGGGCGGGGTCGCGTTCCCCGCGAACCAGACCGCCCGCAGCCCGGAGGACTGGTACTTCACCAAGTGA